The following are from one region of the Syngnathus typhle isolate RoL2023-S1 ecotype Sweden linkage group LG22, RoL_Styp_1.0, whole genome shotgun sequence genome:
- the agbl5 gene encoding cytosolic carboxypeptidase-like protein 5 isoform X1, whose product MEVRFGNIVFSSKFDSGNLAHVEKVNKHTPSLLNDGTQLGGAASPANIPDYEFNIWTQHDCAGTEHENGNRSWFYFSVQGAVPGRLLKFNVMNMNNQRKLYSQGMAPLVRTLPGKNKWERIRDRPVIEIVRSQFIMSFTHRLLDIRGATTFFSFCFPFSYTECQEMLRCLDDRHRDAARLGPASSPDEVYYRRELLCRSLDGNRVDLLTVTNCSGMMDEREPRLPQLFPDVDTLRPHRFENKRVFFLSSRVHPGETPSSFVFNGFLDFILKKDDPRAHALRNMFVFKLIPMLNPDGVVRGHYRTDSRGVNLNRQYMNPSPELHPSIYGAKALLLYHHSHNRTTHKNAQPGTPTKASDEHEVPALTALEVSLNQRNASKGATPPQLEVTEATAHNGWTAKSNVSSLSNSEIVTAAGRPPKPPKVAPPTPLEAKKEKQESIPHKEGGVAYYVDLHGHASKRGCFMYGNNLPTENQQVENMLYPRLIALNSPHFDFQGCNFSEKNMYARDKRDGQSKEGSGRVAVHKAIGILHSYTLECNYNTGKTLNAIPPACHDNGRATPPLIPSFPLKYTPEIFEQVGRSVAISALDMAECNPWPRLVLSEHSCLGNLRAWVLKQLRNTKVPSAHQGTHPPSKGNQHPGKASPPKTFINGLSGPTPEGSFARVRCNSQSSSSLTPSPKTPNTPSFAFGCPPPHAKTQTGGSRGGRGGGRKSAGPTKGVSVSVDTKSAEKRRPIPHHHRAVLRPPGNSHTPARPPPPPSPPHSSSSSSSSSSSVCAVAAAAVPTSIVGLGCPDFHAGSSAAWSKPALPPRPSRNGRGNRNSGHRAATATPKESGPEHILASVKFTKCELQPHVAVRNKKAGASDGTVPRLVKSRQKGLVQGAEDERSKQQTSKSHKRTTSRSHVAK is encoded by the exons ATGGAGGTTCGCTTTGGCAACATTGTGTTCAGTTCCAAGTTCGACTCGGGCAACTTGGCCCATGTGGAGAAGGTGAACAAGCATACACCGAGCCTCCTTAATGATGGCACTCAACTCGGGGGGGCCGCATCCCCCGCCAACATCCCAGACTACGAGTTTAACATTTGGACGCAGCACGATTGCGCCGGAACGGAACACGAGAATGGCAACAG GTCATGGTTCTACTTCAGCGTGCAGGGCGCAGTCCCTGGAAGGCTGCTCAAGTTCAATGTGATGAACATGAACAACCAGAGGAAGCTTTACAGTCAAGGCATGGCGCCACTCGTTCGGACTTTACCTGGGAAAAACAAATGGGAGAGGATCCGAGACAGACCCGTCATTGAG ATTGTACGGAGCCAGTTCATAATGTCCTTCACTCACCGCCTGCTGGACATTCGAGGTGCAAccaccttcttctccttctgctTCCCTTTCTCGTACACCGAGTGTCAGGAGATGCTGCGGTGCTTGGACGACAGGCACCGCGACGCGGCACGGCTCGGTCCTGCCAG CTCTCCGGACGAGGTGTACTACCGACGCGAGCTGCTGTGTCGCTCTCTTGACGGCAACCGCGTGGACCTCCTCACTGTGACCAACTGCAGCGGAATGATGGACGAGCGCGAACCTCGGCTGCCGCAGCTCTTCCCCGATGTCGACACGCTTCGACCTCACCGCTTTGAGAACAAAAGG GTGTTCTTCCTAAGCAGCCGCGTGCACCCCGGAGAGACGCCGTCCTCGTTCGTCTTCAACGGCTTCCTGGACTTCATCCTGAAGAAAGACGACCCGCGAGCTCACGCGCTCAGAAATATGTTTGTCTTCAAGCTCATCCCCATGCTCAACCCGGATGGCGTCGTGCGAGGCCACTACAG GACCGACTCACGGGGCGTGAACCTGAACCGGCAGTACATGAATCCCAGCCCCGAGCTGCACCCGTCCATCTACGGCGCCAAAGCACTGCTGCTCTACCACCACTCGCACAATCGCACGACACACAAAAATGCGCAACCCGGAACGCCCACAAAGGCTAGCGATGAACACGAGGTTCCAGCCCTCACCGCCCTGGAAGTCAGCCTGAATCAGCGCAACGCAAGCAAGGGTGCGACCCCTCCGCAGCTTGAGGTCACCGAGGCGACGGCGCACAACGGCTGGACGGCAAAGAGCAATGTCAGCAGTTTGTCCAACTCTGAGATTGTCACGGCCGCCGGTAGACCGCCAAAGCCGCCAAAGGTGGCACCGCCGACACCATTGGAGGCAAAAAAAGAGAAGCAGGAATCCATTCCGCACAAAGAGGGGGGCGTGGCCTATTACGTGGACTTGCACGGCCACGCCTCCAAGCGAGGCTGCTTCATGTACGGAAATAATCTGCCTACTGAAAACCAGCAG GTGGAGAACATGCTATACCCGAGGCTGATCGCCCTCAACTCCCCACACTTTGACTTCCAAGGTTGCAACTTCTCTGAGAAGAACATGTACGCGCGGGACAAACGCGACGGCCagtccaaggaaggcagcggcCGGGTCGCCGTTCACAAAGCCATCGGCATCCTGCACAG TTATACGTTAGAGTGCAACTATAACACGGGAAAGACTCTGAATGCCATCCCGCCGGCGTGCCATGACAACGGGCGGGCCACGCCCCCTCTGATCCCATCGTTCCCGCTCAAGTACACGCCGGAAATCTTCGAACAG GTGGGACGCTCCGTGGCCATCTCGGCGCTGGACATGGCCGAGTGCAACCCGTGGCCGCGGCTGGTGCTTTCAGAGCACAGCTGCCTGGGCAACCTGCGGGCATGGGTGCTCAAGCAACTCCGCAACACCAAAGTCCCGAGCGCCCACCAAGGTACACACCCGCCGAGCAAGGGGAACCAGCACCCCGGCAAGGCGTCGCCACCCAAGACCTTCATCAA CGGTCTGAGCGGCCCGACCCCTGAGGGGTCCTTTGCGCGGGTCCGCTGCAACAGccagagcagcagcagcctgacGCCGTCCCCCAAGACGCCCAACACGCCCAGCTTCGCCTTCGGGTGCCCACCGCCGCACGCCAAGACCCAAACGGGAGGCAGCCGCGGCGGGCGAGGCGGCGGTCGCAAATCTGCCGGGCCCACAAAGG gtgtgtctgtctctgtagACACCAAAAGTGCGGAGAAGAGACGCCCGATTCCCCACCATCATCGTGCTGTCCTGCGTCCCCCTGGCAACAGCCATACACCCGCCCGCCCCCCTCCGCCACCCTCACCCCCccattcctcctcttcctcttcgtcTTCATCATCGTCAGTGTGCGcggtggcagcggcggcggtCCCCACCAGCATTGTTG GTTTGGGCTGCCCAGACTTCCACGCGGGCTCGTCGGCGGCCTGGTCCAAACCAGCTTTACCCCCACGCCCCAGCCGAAACGGAAGAGGAAACCGAAACTCAGGCCACCGCGCCGCCACTGCG ACTCCTAAAGAGAGTGGACCAGAGCACATCCTAGCCTCGGTCAAATTTACCAA gtgcGAGCTGCAGCCACACGTGGCCGTACGCAACAAGAAGGCAGGGGCGTCCGACGGTACCGTGCCGCGTCTCGTTAAAAGCCGCCAGAAGGGACTCGTTCAAG GAGCCGAGGACGAGCGAAGCAAGCAACAGACGAGTAAATCCCACAAGAGGACCACGTCCCGAAGCCATGTTGCGAAATAG
- the lg22h1orf198 gene encoding uncharacterized protein C1orf198 homolog: MAAASVAGLEAHNMEEKKFQYFSSINSMANKIMQEREKIKTNHGSTWDKMSPQEQDNAIDNWMMDPHIQARYAMHRVDRDEVVCYPKLLIQTGQKIVHFGEEDITWQDEHSAPFSWETKSQLEFSLTPGPDQGISISLGDTKSAKTSQMSKSANGTKASVSEARRPEEESAFWKISAERSRLEGEQADFQSLTPSQIKSLEKGEKSLPSYLRQETSFPAKEPEPNPHPLALSRPAKQRAPKPPAPQPPVPAPPAPAAISISPGPVPPLSVLSSVAGWERSQSTLPVVSYTVDEVFPTPNRLVKSPTLPSKKEKEDNAAPGSPPFTQLNSNSILKTGFDFLDNW; this comes from the exons atggccgccgcgtCGGTCGCGGGGCTCGAAGCCCACAACATGGAAGAGAAGAAATTCCAGTACTTCTCGTCCATTAATTCCATGGCTAACAAGATCATGCAAGAACGCGAGAAAATAAAAACCAACCACGGCTCGACATGGGACAAGATGTCGCCGCAAGAGCAGGACAACGCCATCGACAACTGGATGATGGACCCGCACATCCAAGCCCGATATGCTATGCACCGGGTGGATCGAGACGAGGTGGTCTGCTACCCCAAGCTCCTCATTCAGACCGGACAGAAGATCGTCCATTTTGGAGAAGAG GATATTACATGGCAAGATGAGCATTCAGCCCCCTTCTCCTGGGAAACCAAG AGCCAGCTAGAATTCAGTTTGACACCAGGCCCCGACCAGGGCATTTCCATCTCTCTGGGGGACACTAAATCTGCAAAGACCTCTCAAATGAGCAAAAGTGCAAATGGAACCAAG GCGTCGGTGAGCGAGGCCAGGCGTCCCGAGGAGGAGTCTGCCTTTTGGAAGATCAGCGCCGAGCGTTCGCGACTTGAGGGCGAGCAAGCCGACTTCCAGTCGTTGACGCCCAGCCAGATCAAGTCCCTAGAGAAAGGAGAGAAGTCGCTGCCCTCGTACCTGCGCCAG GAGACCTCTTTCCCCGCCAAAGAGCCAGAGCCGAACCCCCATCCACTGGCGCTGTCCAGGCCGGCCAAGCAACGGGCGCCCAAGCCTCCTGCACCGCAACCTCCCGTCCCCGCACCCCCAGCTCCGGCTGCCATCTCTATTTCACCAGGCCCCGTCCCTCCCCTCAGCGTCTTGTCATCAGTGGCGGGCTGGGAGCGTTCGCAGAGCACTTTGCCGGTTGTAAGCtacaccgtggatgaggtgttCCCCACCCCCAATCGCCTTGTCAAGAGCCCCACTCTTCCCAGCAAGAAGGAAAAAGAGGATAACGCCGCGCCCGGCAGTCCCCCCTTTACCCAG TTGAACAGCAACAGCATCCTGAAGACAGGATTCGACTTCCTGGACAACTGGTAA
- the agbl5 gene encoding cytosolic carboxypeptidase-like protein 5 isoform X2, producing the protein MEVRFGNIVFSSKFDSGNLAHVEKVNKHTPSLLNDGTQLGGAASPANIPDYEFNIWTQHDCAGTEHENGNRSWFYFSVQGAVPGRLLKFNVMNMNNQRKLYSQGMAPLVRTLPGKNKWERIRDRPVIEIVRSQFIMSFTHRLLDIRGATTFFSFCFPFSYTECQEMLRCLDDRHRDAARLGPASSPDEVYYRRELLCRSLDGNRVDLLTVTNCSGMMDEREPRLPQLFPDVDTLRPHRFENKRVFFLSSRVHPGETPSSFVFNGFLDFILKKDDPRAHALRNMFVFKLIPMLNPDGVVRGHYRTDSRGVNLNRQYMNPSPELHPSIYGAKALLLYHHSHNRTTHKNAQPGTPTKASDEHEVPALTALEVSLNQRNASKGATPPQLEVTEATAHNGWTAKSNVSSLSNSEIVTAAGRPPKPPKVAPPTPLEAKKEKQESIPHKEGGVAYYVDLHGHASKRGCFMYGNNLPTENQQVENMLYPRLIALNSPHFDFQGCNFSEKNMYARDKRDGQSKEGSGRVAVHKAIGILHSYTLECNYNTGKTLNAIPPACHDNGRATPPLIPSFPLKYTPEIFEQVGRSVAISALDMAECNPWPRLVLSEHSCLGNLRAWVLKQLRNTKVPSAHQGTHPPSKGNQHPGKASPPKTFINGLSGPTPEGSFARVRCNSQSSSSLTPSPKTPNTPSFAFGCPPPHAKTQTGGSRGGRGGGRKSAGPTKDTKSAEKRRPIPHHHRAVLRPPGNSHTPARPPPPPSPPHSSSSSSSSSSSVCAVAAAAVPTSIVGLGCPDFHAGSSAAWSKPALPPRPSRNGRGNRNSGHRAATATPKESGPEHILASVKFTKCELQPHVAVRNKKAGASDGTVPRLVKSRQKGLVQGAEDERSKQQTSKSHKRTTSRSHVAK; encoded by the exons ATGGAGGTTCGCTTTGGCAACATTGTGTTCAGTTCCAAGTTCGACTCGGGCAACTTGGCCCATGTGGAGAAGGTGAACAAGCATACACCGAGCCTCCTTAATGATGGCACTCAACTCGGGGGGGCCGCATCCCCCGCCAACATCCCAGACTACGAGTTTAACATTTGGACGCAGCACGATTGCGCCGGAACGGAACACGAGAATGGCAACAG GTCATGGTTCTACTTCAGCGTGCAGGGCGCAGTCCCTGGAAGGCTGCTCAAGTTCAATGTGATGAACATGAACAACCAGAGGAAGCTTTACAGTCAAGGCATGGCGCCACTCGTTCGGACTTTACCTGGGAAAAACAAATGGGAGAGGATCCGAGACAGACCCGTCATTGAG ATTGTACGGAGCCAGTTCATAATGTCCTTCACTCACCGCCTGCTGGACATTCGAGGTGCAAccaccttcttctccttctgctTCCCTTTCTCGTACACCGAGTGTCAGGAGATGCTGCGGTGCTTGGACGACAGGCACCGCGACGCGGCACGGCTCGGTCCTGCCAG CTCTCCGGACGAGGTGTACTACCGACGCGAGCTGCTGTGTCGCTCTCTTGACGGCAACCGCGTGGACCTCCTCACTGTGACCAACTGCAGCGGAATGATGGACGAGCGCGAACCTCGGCTGCCGCAGCTCTTCCCCGATGTCGACACGCTTCGACCTCACCGCTTTGAGAACAAAAGG GTGTTCTTCCTAAGCAGCCGCGTGCACCCCGGAGAGACGCCGTCCTCGTTCGTCTTCAACGGCTTCCTGGACTTCATCCTGAAGAAAGACGACCCGCGAGCTCACGCGCTCAGAAATATGTTTGTCTTCAAGCTCATCCCCATGCTCAACCCGGATGGCGTCGTGCGAGGCCACTACAG GACCGACTCACGGGGCGTGAACCTGAACCGGCAGTACATGAATCCCAGCCCCGAGCTGCACCCGTCCATCTACGGCGCCAAAGCACTGCTGCTCTACCACCACTCGCACAATCGCACGACACACAAAAATGCGCAACCCGGAACGCCCACAAAGGCTAGCGATGAACACGAGGTTCCAGCCCTCACCGCCCTGGAAGTCAGCCTGAATCAGCGCAACGCAAGCAAGGGTGCGACCCCTCCGCAGCTTGAGGTCACCGAGGCGACGGCGCACAACGGCTGGACGGCAAAGAGCAATGTCAGCAGTTTGTCCAACTCTGAGATTGTCACGGCCGCCGGTAGACCGCCAAAGCCGCCAAAGGTGGCACCGCCGACACCATTGGAGGCAAAAAAAGAGAAGCAGGAATCCATTCCGCACAAAGAGGGGGGCGTGGCCTATTACGTGGACTTGCACGGCCACGCCTCCAAGCGAGGCTGCTTCATGTACGGAAATAATCTGCCTACTGAAAACCAGCAG GTGGAGAACATGCTATACCCGAGGCTGATCGCCCTCAACTCCCCACACTTTGACTTCCAAGGTTGCAACTTCTCTGAGAAGAACATGTACGCGCGGGACAAACGCGACGGCCagtccaaggaaggcagcggcCGGGTCGCCGTTCACAAAGCCATCGGCATCCTGCACAG TTATACGTTAGAGTGCAACTATAACACGGGAAAGACTCTGAATGCCATCCCGCCGGCGTGCCATGACAACGGGCGGGCCACGCCCCCTCTGATCCCATCGTTCCCGCTCAAGTACACGCCGGAAATCTTCGAACAG GTGGGACGCTCCGTGGCCATCTCGGCGCTGGACATGGCCGAGTGCAACCCGTGGCCGCGGCTGGTGCTTTCAGAGCACAGCTGCCTGGGCAACCTGCGGGCATGGGTGCTCAAGCAACTCCGCAACACCAAAGTCCCGAGCGCCCACCAAGGTACACACCCGCCGAGCAAGGGGAACCAGCACCCCGGCAAGGCGTCGCCACCCAAGACCTTCATCAA CGGTCTGAGCGGCCCGACCCCTGAGGGGTCCTTTGCGCGGGTCCGCTGCAACAGccagagcagcagcagcctgacGCCGTCCCCCAAGACGCCCAACACGCCCAGCTTCGCCTTCGGGTGCCCACCGCCGCACGCCAAGACCCAAACGGGAGGCAGCCGCGGCGGGCGAGGCGGCGGTCGCAAATCTGCCGGGCCCACAAAGG ACACCAAAAGTGCGGAGAAGAGACGCCCGATTCCCCACCATCATCGTGCTGTCCTGCGTCCCCCTGGCAACAGCCATACACCCGCCCGCCCCCCTCCGCCACCCTCACCCCCccattcctcctcttcctcttcgtcTTCATCATCGTCAGTGTGCGcggtggcagcggcggcggtCCCCACCAGCATTGTTG GTTTGGGCTGCCCAGACTTCCACGCGGGCTCGTCGGCGGCCTGGTCCAAACCAGCTTTACCCCCACGCCCCAGCCGAAACGGAAGAGGAAACCGAAACTCAGGCCACCGCGCCGCCACTGCG ACTCCTAAAGAGAGTGGACCAGAGCACATCCTAGCCTCGGTCAAATTTACCAA gtgcGAGCTGCAGCCACACGTGGCCGTACGCAACAAGAAGGCAGGGGCGTCCGACGGTACCGTGCCGCGTCTCGTTAAAAGCCGCCAGAAGGGACTCGTTCAAG GAGCCGAGGACGAGCGAAGCAAGCAACAGACGAGTAAATCCCACAAGAGGACCACGTCCCGAAGCCATGTTGCGAAATAG
- the selenol gene encoding selenoprotein L has product MEEDVIPEESLTTALKQLVSLGNVLLQQAKKDAEVSMEDFVPYKIATLLGLIAAGAEFYRSIGVKKKSEAEAAWQKLYGRAPVREQVEELLQLQSEWDSFLEYVDQSLQSSCAPVKPGGETVDIFSPETLLTDGRSGKSVTLDHYRSPGQKLLLVLIRHYGULPURDHVAELEGSRAALEARSVKVVVVAFGAPKGARLWLQQTGCSLDLVLDPHRKIYRSFGLISSCAKVMNFDSMLRYSEYQAADRSFPEFPMHMLEDIYQMGGDFLLSGTNKVLLSHPSKYPMDRPTLGDILRTASGSTELVAKEASGSGTPMHADDVTPRSHNTVKRCDRCQAVLTGLPLLPLRSLL; this is encoded by the exons ATGGAGGAAGACGTGATCCCGGAGGAGAGCCTCACTACTGCCTTGAAGCAGCTCGTCAGTCTGGGCAATGTTTTGCTACAGCAGGCCAAGAAAGACGCGGAGG TCTCCATGGAGGACTTTGTCCCTTACAAGATTGCCACTTTGTTGGGCCTGATTGCGGCCGGAGCAGAGTTCTATAGGAG TATCGGAGTGAAGAAGAAAAGCGAAGCCGAGGCTGCCTGGCAGAAGTTGTATGG CCGTGCACCAGTGAGAGAGCAGGTGGAGGAGCTCCTCCAGCTCCAG AGCGAATGGGACTCCTTCCTGGAGTACGTGGATCAAAGTCTTCAATCATCTTGTGCTCCTGTAAAACCAGGAGGAGAAACAGTGGATATCTTTAGCCCCGAAACTTTGTTGACTGATGGACGCAGTGGAAA GAGCGTCACCTTGGATCACTACCGGTCTCCGGGTCAGAAGCTTCTGCTGGTCCTCATCAGACACTATGGATGACTGCCGTGACGCGACCACGTGGCCGAGCTGGAGGGCAGCAGG GCTGCCCTGGAGGCTCGGTCTGTGAAGGTCGTGGTGGTGGCTTTCGGGGCCCCGAAGGGGGCTCGTTTGTGGCTGCAGCAGACTGGATGCTCCTTGGACTTAGTACTCGATCCACacagaaag ATCTACCGGAGCTTTGGACTGATCTCATCCTGCGCTAAGGTCATGAACTTTGACTCCATGCTTCGGTATTCCGAGTACCAAGCTGCTGACAGAAGCTTCCCAGAATTCCCCATGCACATGCTGGAGGACATCTACCAG ATGGGAGGTGACTTTTTGCTCAGCGGTACCAACAAAGTCCTTTTGTCCCACCCAAGCAAGTACCCGATGGACCGACCCACCCTCGGCGACATCCTACGGACAGCGTCTGGCTCGACCGAGCTCGTCGCAAAGGAAGCAAGCGGTAGTGGCACGCCGATGCACGCCGATGACGTCACGCCTCGCTCTCACAATACCGTGAAGAGGTGTGACCGATGCCAAGCTGTGCTGACCGGCCTCCCGCTGCTTCCTCTCAGATCCTTGCTGTAG
- the ost4 gene encoding dolichyl-diphosphooligosaccharide--protein glycosyltransferase subunit 4, which yields MVTDVQLAIFANMLGVSLFLLVVLYHYVAVNNPKKQD from the coding sequence ATGGTGACTGACGTGCAGCTGGCAATCTTCGCCAACATGCTTGGTGTGTCCCTATTCCTGCTGGTGGTACTCTACCACTACGTGGCCGTCAACAACCCCAAGAAGCAGGACTAA
- the selenoi gene encoding ethanolaminephosphotransferase 1 gives MAFLYEYVTQEQLAGFDKYKYSAVDSNPLSIYVMHPFWNFVVKFLPKWLAPNLITFTGFMFLVVNFLMLAFYDYDFDASAIGQDHVPSWVWVTAGLFNFLAYTLDGVDGKQARRTNSSTPLGELFDHGLDSWACIFFVATVYSIFGRGESGVGVATLYYILWVVLFSFILSHWEKYNTGVLFLPWGYDISQVTISLVYVVTAVVGVETWYQPVLFHFLYRDLFSFMIVACSFTVTLPMSLVNVLRAYRSNSLKHESVYEAFLPFLSPVLLFAISTVWVLFSPSEILELQPRLYYLMVGTAFANVTCKLIVCQMSNTRCQPLSWLLVPMTGVVTLAVSGLVADETRLLYLWTAVVVLAHIHYGVSVVQQLSNHFGIMAFSLKKPRSDUHEDERIGLKGAEEV, from the exons ATGGCTTTTCTGTACGAATACGTCACACAAGAGCAACTCGCAGGCTTCGACAAATACAAG tacAGCGCGGTGGACTCCAATCCTTTGTCCATCTACGTCATGCACCCTTTCTGGAACTTTGTTGTGAAG TTTCTCCCAAAGTGGTTGGCTCCGAATCTTATCACGTTCACCGGCTTTATGTTCCTGGTGGTCAACTTCCTCATGCTGGCCTTCTACGACTACGACTTCGATGCCTCAG CCATTGGACAGGATCATGTGCCTAGCTGGGTGTGGGTGACGGCGGGGCTCTTCAACTTCCTGGCCTACACGCTAG ACGGCGTGGACGGCAAGCAGGCGCGCCGCACCAACTCCTCCACGCCACTAGGGGAGCTGTTTGACCACGGGCTGGACAGCTGGGCCTGCATCTTCTTCGTGGCCACCGTGTACTCCATATTTGGGCGTGGCGAGAGCGGCGTGGGCGTGGCCACGCTTTACTACATCCTTTGGGTGGTGCTCTTCTCTTTTATTCTGTCACACTGGGAGAAGTACAACACGGGCGTGCTCTTCTTGCCGTGGGGCTACGACATCAGCCAAGTG ACCATCTCCCTGGTCTACGTGGTGACGGCAGTGGTAGGCGTGGAGACCTGGTACCAGCCCGTCCTGTTCCACTTCCTCTACAGAGACCTTTTCAGCTTCATGATCGTTG CCTGCTCCTTCACTGTGACGTTACCCATGAGCCTCGTCAACGTCCTCCG GGCGTACCGCAGCAACTCGCTGAAGCACGAAAGCGTCTACGAGGCCTTCCTGCCTTTCCTGTCGCCCGTACTCCTCTTTGCCATTTCCACCGTTTGGGTGCTCTTCTCTCCATCCGAAATCCTGGAGCTACAGCCCAGGCTCTACTACCTCATGGTGGGCACGGCCTTCGCCAACGTCACG TGCAAGCTGATTGTGTGTCAAATGAGCAACACGCGTTGCCAGCCACTGAGCTGGCTACTGGTGCCCATGACCGGCGTGGTGACGCTGGCCGTGTCGGGCCTGGTGGCCGACGAGACGCGACTGCTGTACTTGTGGACGGCCGTCGTCGTGCTGGCGCACATACACTACGGCGTGTCGGTG GTCCAGCAACTCAGCAACCATTTTGGCATCATGGCCTTCTCACTGAAGAAGCCTCGCAGTGATTGACATGAGGACGAACGAATCGGCTtgaaaggagcagaagaagttTAG